The DNA segment CATTAAATGTACCCCAAAATAGGCATTAATGAGGTGGGTGGCTGCTGTGAGCAGAAGTATAAGCTGAGAAGTCTCTCTCCTTTAGAGGCTACAGTCTTATTTCAGAATCACATGGCAGAAAAATAGCATGGGCCTCACATCTGGTATATGAGGGCCAAATATGGTAGGTAGTCTTATTACTTTGGTTTATCTTGACCAAGAGGAAGGTACCAGTCCCTTGGTGGGCTCTTCCTGAGCTTCCACACTGGATCATACTTTTGTTTTTCCAGAATCCGGGCTCTTTCACTCTTGCATAGGGATTCCTGCAATGCATGACAATATGATACTCAACACTCAAACACAGTGTGCTGCATTTTCAAAGCACATTATAGACATTAACTACTCACACaacaactcaaaaagaaaaggagtacttttggcaccttagagactaacaaatttatttgaacaaaagcttttgtgagctacagctctcttcatcggatgcatgcagtggaaaatacagtggggagattttatatacacagagaacgtgaaacaatgggtgttaccatatacactgtaaggagagtgatcaggtaaggtgagctattaccagtggcggggggggggggggggggcgcagaacccttttgtagtgataatcaaggtgggccatttccagcagttgacaagaacatgtgaggaacagtagagggaaaataaacatggggaaattagttttactttgtgtaatgacacatccactcccagtctttattcaagcctaatttaatggtgtccaggttgcaaattaattccaattcagcagtctctcgttggagtccatttttgaagttttttgttgaagaattgcgacttttaggtctaatcgagtgaccagagagattgaagtgttctccgactggtttttgaatgttataattcttgacgtctgatttgtatacatttattcttttacatagagactgtccagtttgaccaatgtacatggcagaggggcattgctggcacgtgatggcatatatcacattggtagatgtgcaggtgaacgagcctctgatagcgtggctgatgtgattaggccctatgatgatgtccccagAATAGaaagactccaatgagagactgctgaattggaattaatttgcaaactggacaccattaaattaggcttgaataaagactgggagtggatgtgtatATTCCTGTACAAATAATTATCTTTTCAAAAGATCATTACTTTTTAGGGCAAAAACCCAAACcataaggcctacattttcaaaagtagctatTGGTTTTGAATGCCTCAATTTTGGGGGATTCAGTGTTGAGATGCTTTCAAAGGGCCTTGTTTTCAGACAGTACTGGATGTCTGCCCTCTTAAAATCAGGCCTCTCTACTGTCTCAAGTTGGGAACACAAAGTGTtactttgaaaatttaggcttaATGATCCTGATAAACAAAGCTTTAATAATAGTAGCACTAACACCACTATGATATTTATTTCTGCctcaatggtattctattaagTTAGGTTGTGTTTTTTCAAATTCTCCTTTTATTGGCAAGACAGCACAATTGAGGTTTCTAGGAGAGATTTGAATGAGGCAAGGAATATAGAGAACTGGCGTGAGGTTGTGGGCATAGGCGACAGAAGCATAAAAAGGCAGGCATTGGAGAAGGAAACGGGAAAATTAAGGCTGACATTGTTCATGGAGTGGAAGGGAGAAGGCGGAGAACATGAAAGGTGGCAAAGTCAGAGCCATATACTGTGCTGAATGACGGATGTTGGCTCTTAAAAGCAATGACAAAGCTTGAACGTGAAATAAGATAATGGGGAGCTAGTGGGGAGAGCTGAAGAAGGGATGATACAGTCAAAACaacaggagaggaagatgattttAGTGACAACATTTTGTATGGATTAGCATGGTGAAAAAAGCAAGACATTTTTACCTCTACagttttgaagaaaagattgTGGATTGAAAAGGACAGTGGCAGGCTATTTAGGCTCAacatttagttatttttaaaggatttgtaAAATCTTATAATGTTGCAGTTGTTAGTCCCCTCtcccagaaacaaaacaaacccaagagTTAAACGTATTGGAAAATTATCCAACAACATCTACATAGTGCCTCACAAACATAGAAAAGGCCTGTTCTCATCACTGACATAACTATTGTTCAATATACATTACACCAGCCTTGTGACAGGCTTGCCCACTCAATTGTGGAAGTACTTTATATTGATACATTAGAAAAATctaattgtttttctttattgtGGTATGGGTGGCTGAGTagattttttgtgggggaaggttAATGCTGATGACCATGGTGCATGCATGatgcacaatttattttttataccATTCTTAATACTGTCTTCAGTTTGGCATTCATCATACCTTAGCATCTGGACTTTTGCTTTTTTCCCACTTTCTGCAATTGCCATAGTCTATTTTCCACTGTTCACAGGAGGGCGCTTCCCCATACGTATAATAGTTATGGAATAAATTACGGATGCCCTTACAGTGTTTCCATTCAGACCAATAATCCTCACATGTTCGTGGAGGCTGGTAAAATAGCAAAAAAATACGTTAAGAAGACACTTGCAGGAGAAGAATCATGATATTTGGACTCAGCAGTAAGGAACAAGATGTTTCCAAGTTTAAAAATGCCCAGTCTATGTTGTCACGGTGGGAAATCAAACCTGTCCCATTCATTTCAGCTGTCTTGATGGGGGTATTTTCCCCCCATGCTGTCTCAGTGTATTGTGTTTTGAGATTAAGTACTGTGCTATTGTTATTTCTTTACTCCTCTGTCAGGAACCAAGTGTGCAACTGTCGTTGTTACTTTGCTGTACAGAGGCTGGGACAAAGAGGCTCTGTCTCGTGGGAGCGGGCCACAGGAACCATTGCATTATGAACAAGTAATCCAGAGATAAACACTCAGGGTAAGACTCAATTTTTAAGGACTAGAGTTTGGCTACTAATATTCTTCTACCTGATCAGTTTCATCCTGAAACATACAACAGGGCGTTTTCCGACTGCTCAGAGCACCTGAGCCAGTAGCCGGAGTGCTGGGCCCTGCTCTCAGCCTTGGCCACCGGCTCACGGTGGGAGTCTGGGCCCACCCCTTATCCCGGGAGTGTCAATTACACCCTCAGCACACGGGGGCAATGGTCCTCCCCTCGCTACTTGGGGCGGGCGGTTTGGCAGCCCGCAGGGAGGGGATCAGGCGCCCGGAGACCCCGGCCGCAGGCCACCGCGCACAGCTGGGCCGCTAGGAGACGGACGGGGATGGCCCGGCCTGTCATGACCTCGACGGGCCCCAGGCTGCCCGCCTCACTCCCAGCCGAGCGCGCGCGCCCGCTCACTCACTCACCCTCCACACGCCGCCGTCAGCCATGCTGCTGCCCGGCGCCGTGAGCCCAGCCCCACGCTGAGCTCATCAAACCAATCGGACAAGGGTGTATGACGGATTGCTCCATCCCAGCCAATCGCCAGCAAGCGTGTAAAACTACGTTTTCCGGCCGCGTGAGCCGGAGGGGCCGGAAGGCCGAAGGTGAGCCAGGTGTTGCCACGGCTACCTGTGCTCCGCCCCTGGCTGGGGAAAGCCAATGACGAGACAAGAACTGGTCTGAGCGACGCAGCGCTGAGCCACTCAGCATTCTCCTGCCTCCGGCGCGGAGCAAGCGGGAGATTGGGCAACCTGGGCCGAGGCAGAAGGGTGCGAAGTGCGTGGGCGCGCGCTGCGCCAGGGACAGATGCCACGGGCCGCTCTCAgcagcgcgcgcgcgcgcgcgcgtcACCGACACAGTGCCCGCGGCGGGCGAGGCAGCGCGCAGTCCTCCCTGTCACGCGGGAGCCGCCGAGATGGGGGAGGGGCGTCAGGCTGCCAGCGCTGGGAGAACTCTGCCTGCGGGAACGGAGAGTCCCCCGTGAGCAGGCTGTGCGCGAGAGCGGGCCCTAAATGGGGACGCCTTCCttcccagagggggctgcacagCCCACAAGGCAGCTGGGCCCCCGTGCTCCCTCCCGGCCCGTGTTTTGGGCGCAGAATGCCCTCCGGAGTATTGGATGGATTGCAGCTGTCATGCTGCTTCCTACTGGAACTGCTGTGGCTAAGGATCCTGGAAACCTGTTGCGTTCGCCCACTGCTCCCTTTCTAAGCTTTCCCCCTTGGAGCTAACATTGTCTGTGATGCGCATCGCTTGAAAAATCGGGAATGtttcagaaaagggaaagctAGATCTCTTCAGATGTTTTTGAAGTCTGGACAAAAACAAATGCTTTTGCCATTGTGAGAGGGAACCCCTCACTACAATCAGTGACAGATACTCAAGATGTGAACAACTTTCTTAGCAGTGAGAGGAGCGTGATGGAATCTGTGAAGCGATACTCAGTATGCACCATTTGCCTCATGGGGCCAGACTCTTTGTTGGTGTAAATGCATGTAgttccatttacaccagcagagcttTGCCCTTCTATGCcaggagagaatttggcccattctatTTTAAAACCAATGTAATAGCTACTGATGAACTCACAAGAATGAAGATTactctgcatctctctctctctcaattaggGACAGTTTTTGATTCTTTCTGGATTTCAATAAAATTACCAAATTACTGTTTAACCTCAGATGTGTAACTACTTGGGCTTTCCAACCATGCAACTCAAGTGAATCTTCTTATACACAGGTGTGCGACCAATAGCTGAGTTTTTGGCCAATTCCAAGTCAGAAGAGACTCAAGAACAGGTGCAAATTCTGTTGAATTCTTTAGGCCATGGCAATTTCAAGTATCAGAACCAAGTATACAAAGGCCTGATTCCTTTGCTGCCATGCACCCCCCAAAGCCCAATAGCTGTCTCTGCAGACACTCAGGACTGTGCAGGTGAGCAGAAAGGGATGTAATCAAACTTTAGCCCATTGATTAGTTTTATCAGAACAATCTGTTTCATAATGAATCCATCATAATCTGGAGGCTAAAGGTGAGTGGATATCCCACTACAGTTCTTGTGTTATTAAGGAGCCCAGAGAAGAGCTTATTGCAGCCACAAGCACACCCGGTATATACTCAGCTGATGTGTCCTAACATGGAGATACCTGTCTAAGGATGCATACCCTGTATAGATAAACCAGTCCAATCTGAAAGTTCCTTGTTGAGGTAGTACTGGATAAGAGAATTCTGAAGCAAGGATCCTTTTGTGCTCAGTTGCATGTCATGAGCACAGAGTATGCTCTTCGAGTTCCCCAGCAGTTCCTGTGTCTGAGCTCTAATAACACACTGAAAAGGAATGAGGTGCACAGAGGTATTTTCTGTCTGATTGGAATAATGAAATCATGAACAATTCTCCCCTTAGACTTTTCCCTCTCAGTAACACAGATGCTAAATTCCTAGGCTGTGTGTGAGCAAGTGCTGCATGTATAAAGGCTGCTACTTTTGTCTATATAGTCCCTGCTCCATCAGGATCTAATCTGCTGCTTTTAAATAAATTGAATATGAAAGTTATTTTATaattccccttctcctccagtgTGTTACCCATTATGAAAGCCTGGTATGAAAATATATGACCTCAGCTGTAGGAGAGGACATGCCTCTAAAAACATGTCTTGCCTTTACTCTGGGGAACTTCAAAGGGAATGGCCTGCAGGATTAACTATATGGTCTTTAGTGCTACTGTTTGAAATCCTGTATTTTGGttgtgctgcttttttttaattgagggaATGGGGCTGTGGTCTTCTGACCCCCCTTAAATTTTCCCTGGCCTGGAAAGACacacttacaaaaaaaaattctagcagtATGTTAATTACCCAGACCAAGACAGAGCTAAGCAGTGAGGTAGGTAGCAATTCTGGTGCAATCTGATGCACATTAATTTAATTCCAACAATTTGAATTCCAATTTAATTTCTCCCATTTGAAATTTCAGTCTCTTGTCATCAAGGAAGGGTGGGggttgccacacacacacaccccaaatctgCAGCACCATGGGTCCTTGACCTTTGAACATAAAATGTATGTCTTTATCTCTTCTGTTACATACcacataagagagagagagagagcgcaaagCTGATCTAGTGCCTCAATTAGCTGGAGATTAATGAACCTCATGCTCAGGTTTGAAGAGTCTTGAGTGGAGAGGATTTTATGGGGATTTTGAAGagatttttgtttcccttttccccaCACTTTGTATACCACTTATCTTCTttcactgtaagctcttcagggcagggaagtTTTCTACCTTTTTGTCTAGtcccagagcagtggggccctgatcctgatcgAAGCCTCTGGGTGCtgccatattaaaaatattaaataagagtaATTAATAATTTGCTGCCCCAATAAC comes from the Chelonia mydas isolate rCheMyd1 chromosome 15, rCheMyd1.pri.v2, whole genome shotgun sequence genome and includes:
- the C15H22orf39 gene encoding UPF0545 protein C22orf39 homolog isoform X2, whose amino-acid sequence is MADGGVWRPPRTCEDYWSEWKHCKGIRNLFHNYYTYGEAPSCEQWKIDYGNCRKWEKSKSPDAKESLCKSERARILEKQKYDPVWKLRKSPPRDWYLPLGQDKPK
- the C15H22orf39 gene encoding UPF0545 protein C22orf39 homolog isoform X1, yielding MADGGVWRPPRTCEDYWSEWKHCKGIRNLFHNYYTYGEAPSCEQWKIDYGNCRKWEKSKSPDAKESLCKSERARILEKQKYDPVWKLRKSPPRDWYLPLGQDKPKHLSKT